The following nucleotide sequence is from Anopheles stephensi strain Indian chromosome 3, UCI_ANSTEP_V1.0, whole genome shotgun sequence.
CCCAACCGATCAGACGCACTGAATGATAAGCGGAACGTTCGTCGGCGGGAGTGGCGGCGGCCGAGTGTCGGTAGATTCCACTTCGGTACGAGAAGAAATCGCGATACACTCGCATGATGGCTGCAAAACGGGAAAGGAAACAACTAGAGCATTCAGAATCTTCCGACGTTCAGGATCCCCGCCAAACCCTTACCCTGCACTGTTCCACGATCCTTGATCTCGGTCATGATATCGGTTTCGTTGTTAAGACTTAGCGCCGGTCCCATTCGGTACATGTCGGTTCGATTCACCTTAGCCGGCAGTTCGCAGTTGGCCGTGATCAATGTATCGCCCGGCTGGATTTTGCACACATTTTGAGCCGCAATGTAAGGGTAGCATTCTTCGTCGACAACACTGCAAGCCCAGCAGGAAGAGTTGAAATTGTGATAAAGTTGATCACACATCTCCCGGCTGCAGCCCATACGTACCCTATCTTACGCAAGTAGTACCAAGCGGCGTCCAAGTAGCCCCCGTTACATCCATGCTGACGGCGCACACAGGCAAGCATCTGCTGTGGAGCAAGCTGAATCATTTCGCGTCCCTTCGACAGGATCGCGAAACGGTCGGAAGCCATCGTTGCTGTGGAGAATGCCCAGGACGAACCACACCATCCTGTGAAGTAGAGCAGTAGCATTAAAGCATAACGTACGAGATCATCATGCCTGTGAACACTTACCTTGATCACGAGCCTCAGCGATGAGTCCAGTCCAGTGCTCACTTGCATCAAAGTGCCTTGGCAGCGAACCTCCCTTGTTAGTGATCCGCTTCATACCCTTGACGGGAACCTTCGGATAGAACGTGCCAAGACGAAGCTTCTTGGCTTGGTCATACTTTCGTCCCCACCATTCGGTATAGTTAGTTGCCTTCCATCCGACGGACCGTTCCAGATGTTGCAACTGACGCAGCAGATCGTCATCTACCAGGCAAACATCCTCCGTACAGGTGACTGATCCGTCGTAGTTACATTTACTGCAATGGGGGAAAAAGCAACATCAGCCCCATTCAAACGTCAGTGTCGGCTGCCGGACACTTTTACGAACTCCTCTCACCAAGTATTGCAGTTGTCCACCACGACGTCATGGTACGGTGTGAAGTAGTGGTTCTTGTGTACGCACGATGtggcattttccggttccggcGTGATACCTTCGCACACTTCCTCGTAATCGGGGCAACAATCGCCATGCTCACCTCGTTGACAGAACTCATCGCAGTAGCACAGCGTTGCTATGGGACGTATGAAAACAAACGTAGTTCAGATCAAAGCCTTCCGGAAGGCAGGCAGGGTTCGTTGACAAAGCCAAACTTACTGGATATTGGTTGTGAACAGCCATCCTGGCGATCGCGGCAGCAGGGATCGTACCTACGCGCCGCACAGTACGGTCCGGGGAACTCTTGACGGAAACGGCTCGCTGCTTGGACGCCCACAAAGGCTGCCAGCGCTAAGAAGAGCAGCAAATACTTCATCCCTGTCGTGTTTTCAACTGCAATAGAAGAAAAGAGGTATACCGATTATAGTTTCCTTTCAGCAGGAGGTAGTTGATCCGTTTTTTTCCTGACATATCAAATGGGAAGCCATTTTTCTGTCCCAAGCATATATTCCCTTCGATGAACTTTGGTAGAGCGACTTTCCTCCACATTAATTAAACGACCGCACCGATACTCCTGCTATATATTACTAGCTAGTTAGCAACACTCTGTAAAACACATGATCGCGCACGTTTTAGAGCACATCGTTCCAATACGCAGGGCGCGGGTAAACCTAACTAATTAAAGCGCACGGGAAGGGAAGGCTATGCACTGGAATAAGAACgaagaaacataaacagaACCCCGGGAGTTTGGCATCATGTTACGTTTCGCCTGCCAGCCCAGCGGTGTGTGGCTCTCTTTGTGGGCAACGGTTGTTGGAAGAGCAACTGAAACAACCGAAACATTTTTGGGGATTTTCCCAAACGCCTCTTCAAACATTAGCAAAAACGCAACTGTTTTCGATGAGCAAACGGCTGAAACTAAGCGACACTGAggacgcacacgcacacctctTGTAGCTTTGCACAAGCACCCCGAATGTGAACGATTTTTAGTAGAGTGGCTCAATTGTCCTTTCCTCTGCTGCTGTACTCGAGGGCAAAATGTTGACATTGTTTCTGCTGAGAAGAAATTTCGCTCGAGTGCAAAGATGGTGGTTTGAAGTTCGTTCGAGGCACTTTGAAACCTGTCAGTTCGCGTCCGTGAATGTGTCGATTCCAGTTTAAAAGGAATGCCTCGAAGCACTCGAAGGTACTAAAAGTATGTCAATTAGCTGTCTCCAACCAATGGAGCGAGCGTCCGTGTTCCGAACACGCATCCCAAAGTCTCCGAGTGTCGATGATCCCCAGCCGTACCAGATCGCTGTACTAACCCACTTGTGTCGCCATTTGCCTTCTAGCCGCAACCATCTTGCTTTGCAGTTTGGCAGCGATTCGCGCGAGTTCTCGTCAGCTCGTCTCATATCCGGCAACTAGCTACAACGCATCGCATTCAGCGCGGCCACCAAGTCCAAACACACAGGTAAGTGTGCgagagaaaacaaatgaaacggAATGCCAGCAACGATAGGGAGGGAACAACAAATGGCAGTGGCTCAATTTAACACCGGGGTGAGTTCATAAATgtggataaaaataaacatcatCTCATGTTTGCATGCGGCGCGAAACGGTTCGGTGATGCCCGAAGAAGTGGGCCTCCGATTGGGTGAGCTGTTGGTGATTAGAGACACGGTGGCTTCTGCTGCGAGAAGCGGCACTCTGCCTGCTGCCTGTTTCCTCGGGGGCTGATTATATCGAAAGCACTACACATCCACGCTACGCTCTCCATACGGCAGGATGACCACTTCCAAACTGGGTGCCGTCGAGTAGGTACTGGCATTGACATTGACAGACaactcacatacacaccacacaccgcCCGGTTTGCACCGATCGTAATCGGCATACCCGGTGCGAGCCGTTTGGTCAAACTTTGCTCGCACTCAGCAAAACGCACTGCCTGGCACGACTCGCTAGCGAGAACCGGGGGGTTGACGGAGCAAGGGGTTGGCAAATGTGTCATTGTCCCAAAACGACGCAGTTTGGGCGGAATGGTGTGGTGTagtacgtgtgtgtgagtgcgttttGCAAATCCCCCAAAAATCCAACACCAAAACTTGTTTGCTTCCGTCGAGATCAGCGACCGCACATTCCACTCTCGACCCGGCTCTGTTCTGTTTGGTCTGCAAACGGTAGGTGCAGGTGACACGGTGCGCTAATCTGCATTTGCATCCACAGCCACCGACGAATCGCGATCGAACTGCACATCCGCCCAACAAACACGAACGAGGTGTGAAATCTGACAAATGGCTGCTAAACGATGCATCCACAATCAACCTTTTTTGTGATTCTTGTGTCTTGTAGATTAGCCTATCGGTATTGGGCCGTTTGTTTCCTCAAATCTGCACATTATATTTAGGAGATCAATTTTTGCTGAAATGTCGCGATCAACTAGACTCTAGCAGCGGGTGGAAATTTGTCAAACTCAGTTAATCATGCTCGCTCGACGGCTCGCTAACGATCGTCTCGTGTATCATGCACAGCCTTTGTCGTGAAATATGTCGACCAAGACCCAATGCACCGGTTCTGCAACACATCTGCTAAGCGCCTCCCCGATACAACACCACGGCACACCACGCAACACATTTATTGCATAACTTCTACACGATCACACACAATGCCCCTGCTGCACGTGCGCGCAGTAGTCACAGGGGGTAGAATGGTTCCCCGCTATTATACACACGGATGCACAGCCAGATTTCGGAAACATAAGCCGATGGTATTCTCTCTTACAAAATCAGTCCGAATGCAGCAGCACCTAGCGCAGACTGCAGCGTTCTCAAACCCGCCCCAGCGACACTCACCAGACAGGACACAGGCACGAGAGAAGGAACGCGACTGGGGCTGTGAGCCAAGAACGGTCGTACGGAGTCTTCGCCGTTCGCGTCCAAACTGACACCAGCGGTGATGAAGACGTTCTCGACCACGGCTCTGaccgacacgcacacgcaccacACACGCTCCCGTTGTCGCCGGTGGTGATGTCGCTAATGATGCAATCTTATCACACTCTTCTATCACAGTGGGCGAGCGCTCTTCTGTGTCACGCTCGGTTTTATCTAGCTAGGTCACACTTC
It contains:
- the LOC118508906 gene encoding uncharacterized peptidase C1-like protein F26E4.3 isoform X1, with product MASHLIFENTTGMKYLLLFLALAAFVGVQAASRFRQEFPGPYCAARRYDPCCRDRQDGCSQPISTTLCYCDEFCQRGEHGDCCPDYEEVCEGITPEPENATSCVHKNHYFTPYHDVVVDNCNTCKCNYDGSVTCTEDVCLVDDDLLRQLQHLERSVGWKATNYTEWWGRKYDQAKKLRLGTFYPKVPVKGMKRITNKGGSLPRHFDASEHWTGLIAEARDQGWCGSSWAFSTATMASDRFAILSKGREMIQLAPQQMLACVRRQHGCNGGYLDAAWYYLRKIGVVDEECYPYIAAQNVCKIQPGDTLITANCELPAKVNRTDMYRMGPALSLNNETDIMTEIKDRGTVQAIMRVYRDFFSYRSGIYRHSAAATPADERSAYHSVRLIGWGEERVGYEVVKYWIAINSWGQWWGENGRFRILRGSNECEIESYVLASNPYVHEHVQAIRNVGDLQEFYVGTGYVPHPSRRYPPYGRG
- the LOC118508906 gene encoding uncharacterized peptidase C1-like protein F26E4.3 isoform X2; the encoded protein is MKYLLLFLALAAFVGVQAASRFRQEFPGPYCAARRYDPCCRDRQDGCSQPISTTLCYCDEFCQRGEHGDCCPDYEEVCEGITPEPENATSCVHKNHYFTPYHDVVVDNCNTCKCNYDGSVTCTEDVCLVDDDLLRQLQHLERSVGWKATNYTEWWGRKYDQAKKLRLGTFYPKVPVKGMKRITNKGGSLPRHFDASEHWTGLIAEARDQGWCGSSWAFSTATMASDRFAILSKGREMIQLAPQQMLACVRRQHGCNGGYLDAAWYYLRKIGVVDEECYPYIAAQNVCKIQPGDTLITANCELPAKVNRTDMYRMGPALSLNNETDIMTEIKDRGTVQAIMRVYRDFFSYRSGIYRHSAAATPADERSAYHSVRLIGWGEERVGYEVVKYWIAINSWGQWWGENGRFRILRGSNECEIESYVLASNPYVHEHVQAIRNVGDLQEFYVGTGYVPHPSRRYPPYGRG